The genomic region tttcaaatgtgaaagagaaaatgaaaacaggtGTCATGGAGTTAAGGCCTTTTTATGTAAGCCATTCTTCTTAAGGTACATTATCTGTTAGCTCTTCTCATACAGAGAAGTCGTTACGTCCTCGTCCTTAGATCTTTTCCAACTCAAAACAGTTTCGTCTCAATCGTTTTAGATATTGTGTTCTATTGCGAAGATCAAGTCTTGTGCTAATGATTTGCCAAATGGGAAACCTAAAATAAATCTAAAGTGGAATGTATTCACTTCAAATCACTCTGGCACATCCACCAATTCCGACAGAGAAGCAACAACTGAACACACCTTTTTCTTGATACAGGTATTCCCTTGTTCGATGATTAACATTTCGTTCACGTCGCCCTTCACGTTCTACTTTGTTTAATAGActtgtttgaaattcattACTGGTTACGTTTACAACTAGGATGTGGCAGCCTCCCATTACCTATTGCAATtctatacttttttttggctattgcTGGAGGCATCTTTGCCATTTAGAGATTTGGGCGTCAATTGCCGTAGACGATTTAGGGATTCTGAAGGATGTTTGTCATGCCTATCACAAACTAGTCACGGGGTTCATTGAATTGCCAAACAACGCGCGTCGTTCTTGCTACATCTATTTAGATTTTTGGCTAATGCTACACcaagatttaaaaagaaaccatGTGGATCAAGAATCCAACCCAAAACATTCCCGTAGGCGAATTACTATCAAAAACTTTAAGTAAAAAGTAATAGTTTTCAGTTAAGATTGACATAATTATGACGTTTTTCCACGCAGGTGATTGTGGAACCAATTGGCATTTGTTAATTGAAATAACATTAACCGACAGAAGACATAGATGATTTTCCTAATATAAATCAGACTCAAGAGCATTCTTCGCTTTACATCGTGTCGCAAGAAAACATGCAGTGGATTCAGCAAAATTCTATAAAAAACTAAGAACAAGATAAAGCTTACGGTCACGCTGAAGACGTCCATCCCGAACTAAAACAACTCACGGCACGATTTGAACGCAATGATAACACAGGTAAGCAAACGAATCATTTCTATCGCTTATCTTTCGTTattcttaaaaacaaattaaaggAGATTGTgcttgtgaatatagtgtgaacAGAAAGGAACGCAAAGAATGCAATGCATGTTAAATGTATTAAAGATAATCTAtatgtaaaacaaaagacattgATTAGCAAGACGAGCGTTCGAATGATCGTACTCGGAAATCGTAATCCCAAAGATGAAGAGAACTAAGATTTGCAGTACAATTTCTTCAGTTTTTCGACATCAGTCTAATGAATGCCcagttaaaacagaaaagaaaaaaaaatgtctttgtAGATGCAACGTCACAAGCAAATGTTAAGGTAGTTGAAAGTGTGCTCTTAAATTTGTTTACCGCAGTAAGTCCATTTCTGTTTCCCATCGTTGTCTTTCCTGTTTTTGAAACCATGGTCGGTTTTGACGAATCGATGGCGAAAGCGTAAGCGTTGTAATGCATAACCGAATCTGAAAAGAGGTCGACAATTAGCGTAAGCAGAACTGAACAACATGAAGTCATCATTACTTATGTCGTAGCGCCCAATAGAGTTAATGGCATCTTTCGGCTTGGGGGTGAACCACTGTTGATTTTCTGTACCAATCAAATCATCGTCGCATTGCGATCGAGTTCCTGTTTTAATCAAACGGCTCTCCGTTGTTCAAACGGTAAACTAAATTTTGTATGATTACCTTTTTTGATGTTGTCGTATTTCACGACaatgaaattcttttgatCAGGTCGTTCTTGTTCGTGATCGAATCCAAGGGCGTGCATAAGTTCGTGAGTCACTGTCGCACGGTTAACGCATGCGCCGTCAAGACTCAATTCCTGCGCGTTTCCAGCTCTCCCTTTTAGTGACCAGCAGCTAATTAAAGCAAATTTACAtggtaacattttttaaatatgaaacAGTTTGTAAATAATATCTTGTAGCAATTAGGTCATACCCGGGATTGTTTTGCTGTCCGCTCGTCGATTCTCGGCTTCGAATAATTTTCACGTAGTCCTTTTGAGTGCCGCGTGCCACGAAACGAATGCAAGTCATTTGGTGGTACATTGCCATAGCGGACGCGATGATTCGACGATCTTCCGCCGCTATTTAAAACAAGTGAAGGGACGGAATTGTTTTAGGAAAAACGcgaattcatttgaaatgcAGCACATACAAAAACTCTTGGAGATAACGTAGGGAACTTGCGCGTTCGGCCATTTCAAATCTGCGTTCTTATTGGCGTTTTTCTTGTCTCCAGGTACCACATCACCACCTAGCAGCCCGTTGTACGATTGTTTTTCCCACGGTTGAGCACCGTCCACAGAAGCTAAATGGAGCAGTCATGAAAGAGcatcaaaacattttaatgCAGGTTTGTTTTCAGTCTTAAATGTATATATTTCATTATCGTAGTGTGTTACCTGTCTTCCCCTGAGCATCGCTGTTGAATTCTTCGTCAGTTAATGGTTCTCCGGCTTCAAACGCGACTTCGTTCTAATTTTCACGCAACATTTAAGTATCATCGACTAAATTTTAACACTTGCCATACGGTTATCTAAATTTCTTTACCTGTTCCAGGTGGTTACCATTTTCTGCCCAGACAGGATTAGCTCCAATAGAATTGGTCCAGAAGCAAATCATCGCTATAGTTAAGAAGGAAAGCAGGCAGTAGGGGTCCAGTTGGTTCGCCATTTCGATTCAAGGTACGTTtctgaaatgtttttattgAACAATTTTAACATGTAATATCATTCGCGACAGCTTAAAGAAGAGCAACTCACCGCTTAGCCACCGAATTGGAGAGCAAAGGAACGATTGGAAACATACATGATcatggtctttttttttatagaggtAACAACATAAGGATTTACTGATACACCCACACGTTAATAATGCACTAGAGTCTTCGTCAGAGCAGATGGTGTTGGAACAGTTGGTGGGACGTGTCAATACTGGAAATGTCAACGGCTTGTTATAGGTGGTTTTGATTCGGATGATGTGCAGTTCAAGGGGTGT from Daphnia carinata strain CSIRO-1 chromosome 6, CSIRO_AGI_Dcar_HiC_V3, whole genome shotgun sequence harbors:
- the LOC130694075 gene encoding zinc metalloproteinase nas-4-like codes for the protein MANQLDPYCLLSFLTIAMICFWTNSIGANPVWAENGNHLEQNEVAFEAGEPLTDEEFNSDAQGKTASVDGAQPWEKQSYNGLLGGDVVPGDKKNANKNADLKWPNAQVPYVISKSFSAEDRRIIASAMAMYHQMTCIRFVARGTQKDYVKIIRSRESTSGQQNNPGCWSLKGRAGNAQELSLDGACVNRATVTHELMHALGFDHEQERPDQKNFIVVKYDNIKKENQQWFTPKPKDAINSIGRYDINSVMHYNAYAFAIDSSKPTMVSKTGKTTMGNRNGLTATDVEKLKKLYCKS